In Nocardia asteroides, a single genomic region encodes these proteins:
- a CDS encoding PLP-dependent cysteine synthase family protein → MTAISPRGAGVYESVDAAIGNTPLVRLNRVTEGITATVYVKLEYLNPGGSVKDRAARGMIDAAEASGALRPGGVVVEATSGNTGIGLVAIAAARGYRTIVVVPDKSSREKVALLRAYGAEVHVTPGGRPVGHPEHIRSIALKLADETPGAWFAGQYDNPANPEAHRTTTGPEIWAQTEGRVTHYVAGVGTGGTITGAGEYLREISAGRVTVIGADPTTSVYGGGDGRAWYVESVGHFLHPDTEEDLWPESYHPEVVARIERVGDVEAISLLHRLAREEGLLLGGSSGTSVAAALRVARDLGPDDVVVVIAPDSGRAYLSKYFDDEWLGRFGFPLVGALSEPSVADRVDVSGMARVIGSKATAGAARALLGSAPVLPVVLHRVTPGDPVAAEVQGSVRAAALAGVDDAEPVATYLEPPLPLLGSTEPAATALERAGDGPVLLVHEGRAVAVLGEAELARLRAG, encoded by the coding sequence GTGACCGCGATCAGCCCGCGCGGCGCCGGGGTGTACGAATCGGTGGACGCCGCCATCGGCAACACCCCGCTGGTCCGGCTGAACCGGGTTACCGAGGGCATCACCGCCACGGTCTACGTGAAACTGGAGTACCTGAACCCCGGCGGCAGCGTGAAGGACCGGGCCGCGCGCGGCATGATCGACGCCGCCGAGGCGTCCGGCGCGCTCCGGCCCGGCGGCGTCGTGGTCGAGGCGACCTCGGGCAACACCGGCATCGGGCTGGTCGCCATCGCGGCGGCGCGCGGCTACCGGACCATCGTGGTCGTCCCGGACAAGTCGAGCCGGGAGAAGGTCGCGCTGCTGCGCGCCTACGGCGCCGAGGTGCACGTGACCCCGGGCGGACGGCCGGTCGGCCACCCCGAGCACATCCGCAGCATCGCGCTGAAGCTCGCCGACGAGACGCCCGGCGCCTGGTTCGCCGGGCAGTACGACAACCCGGCGAATCCGGAGGCGCACCGCACCACCACCGGCCCGGAGATCTGGGCGCAGACCGAGGGCAGGGTCACGCACTACGTGGCCGGGGTCGGCACCGGCGGCACCATCACCGGAGCGGGGGAGTACCTGCGTGAGATCTCGGCGGGCCGGGTGACGGTGATCGGCGCCGACCCGACCACCTCGGTCTACGGCGGCGGCGACGGGCGCGCCTGGTACGTGGAGTCGGTGGGGCACTTCCTGCACCCCGACACCGAGGAGGACCTCTGGCCCGAGTCGTACCACCCGGAGGTGGTGGCGCGCATCGAGCGGGTCGGCGACGTGGAGGCGATCTCGCTGCTGCACCGGCTCGCCCGGGAGGAGGGGCTGCTGCTCGGCGGGTCGTCCGGCACGTCGGTCGCGGCCGCGCTGCGGGTGGCGCGCGATCTGGGCCCCGACGACGTGGTGGTGGTGATCGCGCCGGACTCCGGGCGGGCCTACCTGTCCAAGTACTTCGACGACGAGTGGCTGGGGCGCTTCGGATTTCCGCTGGTGGGGGCGTTGAGCGAGCCGTCGGTGGCGGATCGGGTCGACGTGTCCGGGATGGCGCGGGTGATCGGCTCCAAGGCGACGGCCGGCGCGGCGCGGGCGCTGCTCGGTTCCGCTCCGGTACTGCCGGTGGTGCTGCACCGGGTCACCCCGGGTGATCCGGTGGCGGCCGAGGTGCAGGGCAGTGTGCGGGCCGCCGCGCTCGCGGGTGTCGACGACGCGGAACCCGTTGCCACGTACCTGGAACCGCCGCTGCCGCTGCTCGGCAGTACCGAACCGGCCGCTACCGCGCTGGAGCGCGCGGGCGACGGCCCGGTGCTGCTGGTGCACGAGGGGCGGGCCGTCGCGGTGCTCGGCGAGGCGGAGCTGGCACGGTTGCGTGCGGGGTGA
- a CDS encoding NfeD family protein, giving the protein MAAIVWLVAGILLAAAEIFTGELTLLTLGLAALGTAGVSATLDTSLVVDALVFAAITLVLFAGVRPVLRRRFGTPPPIATNVDALPGKTALVLQRVAEHAGRVKIDGEVWTARPLNPDDTYEEGSSVYVMKIDGATAVVWKGP; this is encoded by the coding sequence GTGGCCGCAATCGTCTGGCTGGTCGCGGGAATCCTGCTCGCGGCGGCGGAGATCTTCACCGGGGAGCTGACCCTGCTCACGCTGGGGCTGGCCGCGCTCGGCACGGCGGGGGTGAGCGCGACGCTGGACACCTCGCTGGTGGTCGACGCGCTGGTCTTCGCCGCGATCACGCTGGTGCTCTTCGCCGGCGTGCGCCCGGTGCTGCGCCGCAGGTTCGGCACGCCGCCGCCGATCGCCACCAATGTGGACGCGCTGCCCGGCAAGACCGCGCTGGTGCTGCAGCGGGTGGCCGAGCACGCCGGTCGGGTCAAGATCGACGGCGAGGTGTGGACCGCGCGCCCGCTGAATCCGGACGACACCTACGAAGAGGGTTCGAGCGTGTACGTGATGAAGATCGACGGCGCGACCGCCGTCGTCTGGAAGGGGCCGTAA
- a CDS encoding S1C family serine protease, which produces MSREFGPEELPEPARVGEPVQDAYSRAVGAVTDTVLPAVAGVATRRSAGSAVVCTDDGHLLTSAHLIGPAESTDVRFADGTVAVADVVGSDPLSDIAVLRARGGGPAPARLGDADALTLGRLVVALADPAGPGGAVSAGVVGAVDRAVPVLSRRAGRLVEQVLHTDVRCEPHAAGGPLADTAGRVIGVLTAAAGIGGLAVPIGAVARRVLDTLLADGLVRRAYLGVVVAAAPVPPELRQVAGQAAGARVTAVVRGGPADRAGLQRGDLLLCAGETVLTGARELQRLLFAEAIEVTLAVTLLRAGAPVTVDVTPPEWLPA; this is translated from the coding sequence GTGTCGCGTGAGTTCGGACCCGAGGAACTGCCGGAGCCCGCGCGGGTGGGCGAGCCGGTGCAGGACGCCTACTCGCGCGCGGTCGGCGCGGTCACCGACACCGTGCTTCCCGCCGTCGCCGGGGTCGCCACCCGGCGCTCGGCGGGATCGGCGGTGGTCTGCACCGACGACGGGCACCTGCTCACCAGCGCGCACCTGATCGGCCCCGCGGAGAGCACCGACGTGCGCTTCGCCGACGGCACCGTCGCTGTCGCGGACGTGGTCGGCAGCGACCCGCTCAGCGACATCGCGGTGCTGCGCGCCCGCGGCGGCGGGCCGGCCCCCGCCCGGCTCGGCGACGCCGACGCGCTCACCCTCGGCAGGCTGGTGGTGGCGCTGGCTGACCCGGCCGGGCCGGGCGGCGCGGTGAGCGCGGGCGTGGTCGGCGCCGTCGACCGCGCCGTGCCGGTGCTCTCCCGGCGGGCCGGGCGGCTGGTGGAGCAGGTGCTGCACACCGACGTGCGCTGCGAACCGCACGCCGCGGGCGGGCCGCTCGCCGACACCGCGGGCCGGGTGATCGGCGTGCTCACCGCGGCCGCCGGAATCGGCGGGCTCGCGGTGCCGATCGGCGCGGTCGCCCGCCGGGTGCTCGACACCCTGCTCGCCGATGGCCTGGTGCGCCGCGCCTACCTCGGCGTCGTGGTCGCGGCCGCGCCGGTCCCGCCCGAGCTGCGGCAGGTGGCCGGGCAGGCGGCCGGGGCGCGGGTCACCGCGGTGGTGCGCGGCGGCCCCGCCGACCGGGCCGGGCTCCAGCGCGGCGACCTGCTGCTGTGCGCGGGCGAGACGGTGCTCACCGGGGCGCGGGAGCTGCAGCGGCTGCTCTTCGCCGAGGCGATCGAGGTCACGCTGGCGGTGACGCTGCTGCGGGCGGGCGCGCCGGTCACCGTGGACGTCACTCCGCCGGAGTGGCTGCCCGCCTGA
- a CDS encoding ferrochelatase — protein MAAPADALLLLSFGGPERPEDVMPFLENVTRGRNVPHERLLAVAEHYHHFGGRSPINELNLAIIAAVEAEIAAAGLKLPVYFGNRNWHPMVEDTVARMAADGVRSALVFPTSAWGGYSGCLQYHEDIARARGAVGDAAPRLVKLRQYFDHPLLIAAFADAIRTALAELPADRRDRARLVFTAHSVPVSADGTAGPPALGGQLYSRQVAEAARLCAEAVGFGDFDVVWQSRSGPPQIPWLEPDILDHLEALSGKGIDAVVVCPVGFVSDHLEVIWDLDNEAEERARELGMAFARAGTPGADPRFAKLVLELIAEHLDAAPARKLGAVPGFGSTPDGAPCAVGCCAPPRRPTAS, from the coding sequence GTGGCCGCACCGGCCGACGCGCTCCTGCTGCTGTCGTTCGGCGGCCCGGAGCGCCCCGAGGACGTGATGCCGTTCCTGGAGAACGTGACCAGGGGCCGCAACGTCCCGCACGAGCGGCTGCTCGCGGTCGCCGAGCACTACCACCACTTCGGCGGGCGGTCGCCGATCAACGAGCTCAACCTGGCGATCATCGCCGCGGTGGAGGCGGAGATCGCGGCCGCCGGGCTAAAACTGCCGGTGTACTTCGGCAACCGGAACTGGCACCCCATGGTCGAGGACACCGTGGCGCGGATGGCGGCCGACGGGGTCCGCTCGGCGCTGGTCTTCCCGACCTCGGCGTGGGGCGGGTACTCCGGCTGCCTGCAGTACCACGAGGACATCGCGCGCGCCCGCGGCGCGGTCGGCGACGCCGCGCCGCGGCTGGTCAAGCTGCGGCAGTACTTCGACCACCCGCTGCTGATCGCGGCGTTCGCGGACGCGATCCGCACCGCGCTCGCCGAGCTGCCCGCCGACCGGCGCGACCGGGCGCGGCTGGTGTTCACCGCGCACTCGGTTCCGGTCTCCGCGGACGGCACCGCGGGCCCGCCCGCGCTCGGCGGGCAGCTGTACTCGCGCCAGGTCGCCGAGGCGGCCCGGCTCTGCGCCGAGGCCGTCGGCTTCGGCGACTTCGACGTGGTGTGGCAGTCGCGCTCGGGCCCCCCGCAGATCCCGTGGCTGGAGCCGGACATCCTCGACCACCTGGAGGCGCTGAGCGGCAAGGGAATCGACGCCGTCGTGGTCTGCCCGGTCGGCTTCGTCTCCGACCACCTCGAGGTCATCTGGGACCTGGACAACGAGGCCGAGGAGCGGGCCCGCGAACTCGGCATGGCCTTCGCCCGCGCAGGCACCCCCGGCGCCGACCCGCGCTTCGCGAAGCTCGTCCTGGAGCTGATCGCCGAGCACCTCGACGCAGCCCCCGCGCGCAAACTCGGCGCGGTCCCCGGCTTCGGCTCCACCCCGGACGGCGCCCCCTGCGCCGTCGGCTGCTGCGCGCCCCCCCGCCGCCCCACCGCCTCCTGA
- the inhA gene encoding NADH-dependent enoyl-ACP reductase InhA encodes MGGLLEGKTILITGIITDASIAFRAAAIAQEQDATVLITGIPERLRLIDRIARRLPKEVPPAIGLDITNEDDLNALAGKVRELAPQGLDGVLHSIAFAPRTLMGPDAKPFLEGPGPDAAKAFEISAWSYASLARAVLPVLNEGASLVGMDFDPRTAMPYYNWMGVAKAALESVNRYVAREVGEAKRARSNLVAAGPIKTLAAKAIAGTATDDAAKLNQLNEYWDGASPIGWNVDDPTAVGKSIVALLSDWLPATTGSIVYVDGGASHNTWFPGSFN; translated from the coding sequence ATGGGCGGACTGCTCGAAGGCAAGACCATCCTGATCACCGGGATCATCACCGACGCGTCCATCGCGTTCCGCGCGGCGGCGATCGCGCAGGAGCAGGACGCCACGGTGCTGATCACCGGGATCCCGGAGCGGCTGCGGCTGATCGACCGGATCGCCAGGCGGCTCCCCAAGGAGGTCCCGCCCGCGATCGGCCTCGACATCACCAACGAGGACGACCTGAACGCACTGGCGGGCAAGGTGCGCGAGCTGGCCCCGCAGGGGCTGGACGGCGTGCTGCACTCCATCGCCTTCGCCCCGCGCACCCTGATGGGCCCGGACGCCAAGCCCTTCCTGGAGGGGCCGGGCCCGGACGCGGCCAAGGCCTTCGAGATCTCGGCCTGGAGCTACGCCTCGCTGGCCCGCGCGGTGCTCCCCGTGCTGAACGAGGGCGCCTCGCTGGTCGGCATGGACTTCGACCCGCGCACGGCCATGCCGTACTACAACTGGATGGGCGTGGCCAAGGCCGCGCTGGAGTCGGTGAACCGGTACGTGGCGCGCGAGGTGGGCGAGGCCAAGCGGGCCCGCTCCAACCTGGTCGCCGCGGGCCCGATCAAGACGCTGGCCGCCAAGGCCATCGCGGGCACCGCCACCGACGACGCGGCGAAGCTGAACCAGCTCAACGAGTACTGGGATGGCGCCTCGCCGATCGGCTGGAACGTGGACGACCCGACCGCGGTGGGCAAGTCCATCGTGGCGCTGCTCTCCGACTGGCTCCCCGCCACCACCGGCTCCATCGTCTACGTCGACGGCGGCGCCAGCCACAACACCTGGTTCCCGGGCAGCTTCAACTGA
- a CDS encoding DUF3097 domain-containing protein: MSGRDNYGGDIFSGHSGAKRRAVPEVAAERDLVVEDAASGFCGAVVGFDRSYDGEFVKLEDRRGAVRLFALRAAAFLLDGEPVTLVRPAAAPPAAATRSASGSTRVAGLRARVARGSRIWVEGVHDAALVERVWGHDLRVEGVVVEHLEGLDNLAARLAEFEPGPGRRVGVLVDHLITGTKEDRLTQGLGPYVLVTGHPYVDVWEAVKPSALGIAEWPRVPRGEDWKTGVCTRLRWGSPQDGWRRVQAGVDSFRDLESPLIGAVERLIDFVTEPE; this comes from the coding sequence GTGAGTGGGCGCGACAACTACGGCGGCGACATCTTCTCCGGGCACTCCGGGGCGAAGCGGCGGGCGGTGCCTGAGGTCGCCGCGGAGCGCGATCTGGTGGTGGAGGACGCGGCGAGCGGATTCTGCGGTGCCGTCGTCGGATTCGACCGCAGCTACGACGGCGAGTTCGTGAAGCTGGAGGACCGGCGCGGCGCGGTCCGGCTGTTCGCGCTGCGCGCGGCGGCGTTCCTGCTCGACGGCGAGCCGGTCACCCTGGTCCGCCCGGCCGCGGCGCCGCCCGCCGCGGCGACCCGCTCGGCCTCCGGCTCCACCCGGGTGGCCGGGCTGCGCGCCAGGGTCGCGCGCGGCAGCCGGATCTGGGTCGAGGGCGTGCACGACGCGGCGCTGGTGGAGCGGGTCTGGGGCCACGACCTCCGGGTCGAGGGCGTGGTGGTCGAGCACCTGGAGGGGCTGGACAACCTGGCCGCCCGGCTCGCCGAGTTCGAGCCCGGCCCCGGCCGCCGGGTCGGGGTGCTGGTCGACCACCTGATCACCGGGACCAAGGAGGACCGGCTCACCCAGGGGCTCGGGCCGTACGTGCTGGTCACCGGGCATCCCTACGTCGACGTGTGGGAGGCGGTGAAGCCCTCCGCGCTCGGCATCGCGGAGTGGCCGCGGGTGCCGCGCGGCGAGGACTGGAAGACCGGCGTCTGCACCCGGTTGCGGTGGGGTTCGCCACAGGACGGCTGGCGGCGCGTGCAGGCCGGGGTCGACAGCTTCCGGGACCTGGAATCGCCGCTGATCGGCGCTGTGGAGCGGCTGATCGACTTCGTCACCGAACCGGAGTGA
- a CDS encoding trimeric intracellular cation channel family protein, with protein sequence MLPEILNGAGIAVFAASGALVGVRKDLDLWGIVTVGVLTGVGGGILRDVLLGRVPPTAVQDWVPIGIASVAALAVFFFHPAFTALRRTVLVLDAVGMGLFAATGAAIALDLHSSPSAATLVGLLTAVGGGILRDVVVREIPLLLQPADLYAVPALLGAAIVALGGTYTDVAQAVWLVTGAVAATGLRLLGLLFGWRLPTAPRPRLRG encoded by the coding sequence GTGCTGCCGGAAATCCTGAACGGCGCGGGAATCGCCGTCTTCGCCGCCTCGGGCGCCCTGGTCGGGGTGCGCAAGGACCTCGATCTGTGGGGCATCGTCACGGTCGGCGTGCTGACCGGGGTGGGCGGCGGCATCCTGCGCGACGTGCTGCTCGGCCGGGTACCGCCGACGGCGGTGCAGGACTGGGTGCCGATCGGCATCGCCTCGGTCGCGGCGCTGGCCGTCTTCTTCTTCCACCCCGCCTTCACCGCGCTGCGCCGGACCGTCCTGGTCCTGGACGCCGTCGGGATGGGGCTGTTCGCGGCGACCGGTGCGGCCATCGCGCTCGACCTGCACAGCAGCCCGTCGGCGGCCACGCTGGTCGGGCTGCTCACGGCGGTGGGCGGCGGCATCCTGCGGGACGTGGTCGTCCGCGAGATCCCGCTGCTGCTGCAGCCGGCGGATCTCTACGCCGTCCCCGCGTTGCTCGGCGCGGCGATCGTGGCGCTCGGCGGCACCTACACCGATGTCGCGCAGGCGGTGTGGCTGGTCACCGGCGCGGTGGCGGCGACCGGGCTGCGGCTGCTCGGCCTGCTCTTCGGCTGGCGGCTGCCGACCGCGCCCCGGCCCCGGCTCCGGGGGTGA
- a CDS encoding CorA family divalent cation transporter, giving the protein MAVSAVSPVRFDTEVLQKHWIPLPAGDHDTAAVLRERLGVDFAEAGERIWATEDFLYVPVALDYLCAGRVQPGSVVFALGREFLVTLQPREHFPPFDAAIVEMRRRAELTASAHGVMYTLLWAMNDAAEQVVEHGGALLDALRDDIDGPGGVHYGREIAPTAVRELMARIGAAEETLSRARRAQVRLARAARQLRAEATGRSTGLRPLLDDLLDDVDGVAQQAGFEHDRVGYLQQSLRTRLDAEHTRIVKASAVLSAVLLPPILIAALYGIDASWMPELSWQHVVLATVPLSMLAVAVALAIVARRNR; this is encoded by the coding sequence GTGGCCGTTTCCGCCGTCTCCCCCGTCCGCTTCGACACCGAGGTTCTGCAGAAACACTGGATCCCGCTGCCCGCGGGCGACCACGACACCGCCGCCGTGCTCCGCGAACGCCTCGGCGTCGACTTCGCCGAGGCGGGGGAGCGGATCTGGGCCACCGAGGACTTCCTCTACGTCCCGGTCGCGCTGGACTACCTGTGCGCGGGCCGGGTGCAGCCCGGCAGCGTGGTGTTCGCGCTCGGGCGCGAGTTCCTGGTGACGCTGCAGCCGCGCGAGCACTTCCCGCCGTTCGACGCCGCCATCGTCGAGATGCGCAGGCGCGCCGAGCTGACCGCCTCCGCGCACGGCGTCATGTACACGCTGCTCTGGGCCATGAACGATGCCGCCGAGCAGGTGGTCGAGCACGGCGGCGCGCTGCTCGACGCGCTGCGCGACGATATCGACGGCCCCGGCGGGGTGCACTACGGCCGGGAGATCGCCCCCACCGCGGTGCGCGAGCTCATGGCCCGGATCGGCGCCGCCGAGGAGACGCTCTCCCGGGCCCGCCGCGCCCAGGTGCGGCTGGCGCGCGCCGCCAGGCAGTTGCGGGCCGAGGCCACCGGCCGCAGCACCGGGCTGCGGCCGCTGCTGGACGACCTGCTCGACGACGTCGACGGGGTCGCGCAGCAGGCGGGGTTCGAGCACGACCGGGTCGGCTACCTGCAGCAGTCGCTGCGCACCCGGCTCGACGCCGAGCACACCAGGATCGTGAAGGCCTCGGCGGTGCTCTCCGCGGTACTGCTGCCGCCGATCCTGATCGCCGCGCTCTACGGCATCGATGCGAGCTGGATGCCGGAGCTGTCCTGGCAGCACGTGGTGCTCGCGACCGTCCCGCTCAGCATGCTCGCGGTCGCCGTCGCGCTGGCGATCGTGGCGCGCCGCAACCGCTGA
- a CDS encoding SPFH domain-containing protein, translated as MAVLIVAAVLVLLVVVVVFKSIALVPQAEAAVIERLGRYSRTVSGQLTFLVPFADRVRAKVDLRERVVSFPPQPVITQDNLTLQIDSVVYFQVTSPQAAVYEISNYIAAVEQLTVTTLRNVVGGMTLEETLTSRDEINNQLRGVLDEATGRWGLRVARVELKAIDPPPSIQESMEKQMKADREKRAMILTAEGTRESQIKTAEGAKQAQILAAEGGKQSNILSAEGERQSRILRAQGERAAAYLQAQGQAKAIEKVFAAIKSGKPTPELLAYQYMQTLPLVAKGDANKVWLVPSDFGKALEGFAKSFGSQGDDGVFRYEPPTADVEQSRPEDGDDEVADWFDTAPDPAIAQAVRAAEETARTPVDTSPPTGTGRRAPAPQPPAVPPQQAFPSAQQQPEPPAEQQRPPAHRADDPHGKPWQPPGTFQ; from the coding sequence ATGGCTGTACTGATCGTCGCCGCCGTCCTCGTCCTGCTGGTCGTCGTGGTGGTGTTCAAGTCGATCGCGCTGGTGCCGCAGGCCGAGGCCGCGGTCATCGAGCGGCTCGGCCGCTACTCGCGCACCGTCTCCGGGCAGCTGACCTTCCTGGTCCCGTTCGCGGACCGGGTGCGCGCCAAGGTCGACCTGCGCGAGCGGGTGGTCTCCTTCCCGCCGCAGCCGGTGATCACCCAGGACAACCTGACGCTGCAGATCGACTCGGTGGTGTACTTCCAGGTCACCAGCCCGCAGGCGGCGGTCTACGAGATCAGCAACTACATCGCCGCGGTCGAGCAGCTCACCGTCACCACGCTGCGCAACGTGGTCGGCGGGATGACCCTGGAGGAGACGCTGACCTCCCGCGACGAGATCAACAACCAGCTGCGCGGAGTGCTGGACGAGGCCACCGGCCGCTGGGGGCTCCGGGTCGCCAGGGTCGAGCTCAAGGCCATCGACCCGCCGCCGTCGATCCAGGAGTCGATGGAGAAGCAGATGAAGGCGGACCGCGAGAAGCGGGCCATGATCCTGACCGCGGAGGGCACGCGGGAATCGCAGATCAAGACCGCCGAGGGCGCCAAGCAGGCGCAGATCCTGGCCGCCGAGGGCGGCAAGCAGTCCAACATCCTCTCCGCCGAGGGCGAGCGGCAGAGCCGCATCCTGCGCGCCCAGGGCGAGCGCGCCGCCGCCTACCTGCAGGCGCAGGGCCAGGCGAAGGCGATCGAGAAGGTGTTCGCCGCGATCAAGTCGGGCAAGCCGACCCCGGAGCTGCTCGCCTACCAGTACATGCAGACGCTTCCGCTGGTCGCCAAGGGCGACGCGAACAAGGTGTGGCTGGTGCCGAGCGATTTCGGCAAGGCGCTGGAGGGCTTCGCGAAGAGCTTCGGCAGCCAGGGCGACGACGGCGTCTTCCGCTACGAGCCGCCCACCGCCGACGTCGAGCAGAGCCGCCCGGAGGACGGCGACGACGAGGTGGCCGACTGGTTCGACACCGCGCCCGACCCGGCCATCGCGCAGGCGGTGCGCGCCGCCGAGGAGACCGCGCGCACCCCGGTCGACACCTCCCCGCCGACCGGGACCGGCAGGCGTGCGCCCGCGCCGCAACCGCCCGCCGTCCCGCCGCAGCAGGCGTTCCCCTCGGCCCAGCAGCAGCCGGAGCCGCCCGCCGAGCAGCAGCGTCCGCCCGCGCACCGGGCGGACGACCCGCACGGCAAGCCGTGGCAGCCGCCGGGCACCTTCCAGTAG
- the fabG1 gene encoding 3-oxoacyl-ACP reductase FabG1: protein MSNTTSRSVLVTGGNRGIGLAVAQRLLADGHKVAVTHRGSGVPDGLFGVKCDVTDSASVDAAFTEVEQHQGPVEVLVANAGITDDTLLMRMDEEQFTRVLDANLTGAFRVAKRANRAMLRARWGRMIFLGSVVGLGGGPGQINYAASKAGVIGMARSITRELGSRSITANVVAPGFIETDMTAELGDDLRDTAKKFIPLQRLGKPEDVANVVSFLASEDSAYVSGAIIPVDGGMGMGH, encoded by the coding sequence ATGTCGAACACCACATCCCGTTCGGTCCTGGTGACCGGAGGAAACCGCGGCATCGGCCTCGCGGTCGCCCAGCGCCTGCTCGCCGACGGCCACAAGGTCGCCGTGACGCATCGTGGGTCGGGGGTGCCCGACGGTTTGTTCGGGGTGAAGTGCGATGTCACCGACAGTGCGTCGGTGGATGCCGCGTTCACCGAGGTCGAGCAGCACCAGGGGCCGGTCGAGGTGCTGGTCGCCAATGCCGGTATCACCGACGACACGCTGCTCATGCGGATGGACGAGGAGCAGTTCACCCGGGTGCTCGACGCCAACCTGACCGGCGCCTTCCGGGTGGCCAAGCGGGCGAACCGCGCCATGCTGCGGGCGCGCTGGGGCCGGATGATCTTCCTCGGCTCGGTGGTCGGCCTCGGCGGCGGCCCCGGCCAGATCAACTACGCCGCCTCCAAGGCGGGTGTGATCGGCATGGCCCGCTCGATCACCCGCGAGCTCGGCTCGCGCAGCATCACCGCGAACGTCGTCGCGCCCGGCTTCATCGAGACCGACATGACCGCCGAGCTCGGTGACGACCTGCGCGACACCGCGAAGAAGTTCATCCCGCTGCAGCGTCTCGGCAAGCCGGAGGACGTCGCCAACGTGGTGAGTTTCCTGGCGTCCGAGGACTCGGCCTACGTCTCCGGCGCGATCATCCCGGTCGACGGCGGCATGGGCATGGGTCACTGA
- a CDS encoding VWA domain-containing protein, translating to MSISHFNAPIWLGFLAVVALIVLGYVLVQRGRHRQMLRFGNMELLEKVAPARPSPFRHAPIALMLVGLIFLTIAAAGPTSVQKVPRNRATVMLVMDVSLSMEATDVAPNRLQVAQKAGKDFVDGLPEGLNIGFVSFAGTASVMVSPTTNHEAVKASIDNVKLAERTATGEGILTALQAIDTLASVLGGAQEPPPARIVLMSDGKQTVPDFNDQDDPRHEFVAARLAKTKNVPIFTISFGTKWGVVHIPRPEGGTDDVRVEVDDDAMREIARLSGGEFYTASSLQELTSVYDTLEEQIGYELTRGDASRPWLLLGMLLVAAGVLTGLLRRQRLP from the coding sequence GTGAGCATTTCCCACTTCAACGCGCCGATCTGGCTCGGATTCCTCGCCGTCGTCGCGCTCATCGTGCTCGGCTACGTGCTGGTCCAGCGCGGCAGGCACCGGCAGATGCTGCGCTTCGGCAACATGGAGCTGCTGGAGAAGGTCGCGCCGGCCAGGCCGAGCCCGTTCCGGCACGCGCCGATCGCGCTCATGCTGGTCGGGCTGATCTTCCTGACCATCGCCGCGGCCGGCCCGACCAGCGTGCAGAAGGTGCCGCGGAATCGGGCCACCGTCATGCTTGTCATGGACGTCTCGCTCTCCATGGAGGCCACCGACGTGGCGCCGAACCGCCTGCAGGTGGCGCAGAAGGCCGGTAAGGACTTCGTCGACGGGCTGCCCGAGGGGCTGAACATCGGCTTCGTGAGCTTCGCCGGCACCGCCTCGGTGATGGTCTCGCCGACGACGAACCACGAGGCGGTCAAGGCCTCGATCGACAACGTCAAGCTCGCCGAGCGCACCGCCACCGGCGAGGGCATCCTCACCGCGCTGCAGGCCATCGACACGCTCGCCTCGGTGCTCGGCGGGGCGCAGGAGCCGCCGCCCGCCCGGATCGTGCTGATGTCGGACGGCAAGCAGACCGTCCCCGACTTCAACGACCAGGACGATCCCAGGCACGAGTTCGTCGCGGCCCGGCTCGCCAAGACCAAGAACGTCCCCATCTTCACGATCTCCTTCGGCACCAAGTGGGGCGTCGTGCACATCCCGCGCCCCGAGGGCGGCACCGACGACGTCCGCGTCGAGGTGGACGACGACGCCATGCGCGAGATCGCCCGCCTCTCCGGCGGCGAGTTCTACACCGCCTCCTCGCTGCAGGAGCTGACCTCGGTCTACGACACCCTCGAGGAGCAGATCGGCTACGAGCTCACCAGGGGCGACGCCAGCCGCCCGTGGCTGCTGCTCGGCATGCTGCTCGTCGCCGCGGGCGTGCTCACCGGGCTGCTCCGGCGCCAGCGCCTGCCGTGA